The segment AGTATACCCAAAATTATTTGTTAAAGACAAGATAGCATTTCCACTATTATCAATGCCTATTGAAACTCAACCAAAAGTTAGAATATTACAACAATGATTTAGTGAACAAATATTACCATGAAATTTAGCAAAACAATTTATCGGGCAAGAAAAATCAGTTTTAGATTTAATTGCTATTGGTGGTGGTAGAGAAACAAGAAAAGAAATAATTAAAAACGCAAGAGTTACACATGCTTGATTAGGATATTTTTTAAGTTCTTATTCTTTTGGAGAATGACCATTAAAAGAAAAGAAAGAACTTAAAGATAAAGAAGTATGAAAAATTCAGAGTGGTCCAATTGGAAAAGAATATACAAGTATTGCAACATATGATAAATTTGATGATGTTGAACTTGAAATAAGTGACAAACCACCAATTGATAGTTTACAACAACTGTTATTAGATATGCTAAGTTATACCTATAATTATAATAGAAATTTTGATGGTGCAGAATATGATGAAAAAGGTAAACCTAAAAATAATATTGCAAAATTACGTGCAAAATTTGAAGGACAAAAACCTGATGAAGTTATTACAAATTTATTTAAAAAATGAGAATTAGATTATCCAAATTATATAAATTTACCACAAATGAAAATATTTAAGCAAATATTTATTATGTTATCGAAATATATTTATTCATCATTATCAATTAATAACGGTTTAAATGATGATAATAAAATTTTATTGCCATATTATTTTGAATTAAAATCAAATCCTATACATTCTACTAAGGATGATAGTTGAAAATATAAAGATATAAAAGTTATATTAAAATCGATGTATTTTGATTTTACAGATATTAGTAATATTAAATTAAAAAATAATGATATTAGTCAAAATGAATTATTTAAACTAGATGATAACCAATTTAATTGATTATCTATAACTAATGAATTAGAGACAAATAATATTCCATCATTAATTCCTGCTGATTGAACATTAAGTAATGGTGAATATGGAAAATATTTTACAAGAGTAATCATTAATAATAATAAAATTGAAAATATTTTAAACTTATATGGTTCAAATAAATCTCAATTATTTTCAAAATTAGAATTTTATAAAGAAATTTCAAAAATTGATAATGATAGTGAATTTGAATTACAAATTGAAAATCCGATTAATAACTTAAATCGGATTGAAATTAGTGGGATATTTGGTTCCGAAAATTATAACTTAATTTTAATAACTAATAACAAAGAAATTAATTTAAAAACAATTAATTTATTTGATAAATATAATGAAAATATTTCTTATATAAATATTGAAATTTAAATTATTAATTAAAATATCAATTTGGATATTTACCATTTCATTTTATATCATCTGTATGTTCTGGATTATTAGCAAAATATAATATAAAAATGTCTTTACTTGTATGTGTATCAACTCAAATAGTAGTTGTTCCATATACTATTTCTCCATTTCGTTTGAAATAGTGTTTAACATGAGTGCCTATATTATGTGTAATTACCCCACTCATAATTAGTCCTATGGTTCCAGTTGTTGCTCCAATTAGAGCTAATGCTAATGTTATTTTATTTAAATTTGTTTTTATTCATGTTTTCATATAAATTTCTCCTTTATTATTTATTAAATATTATCAATATTGGTAAAAATATACATATTATAATAATATGAGTAATAATTGAAATTTTTAATCTTTGTTTATACTTTTGAAAATAAGATATTTTTCTCTTTTCTGTTTCTATTTCTTTCTTTAAATCTTCTATAATTTTTTCATAATCTTTTGCTTCCATCATTTATTTAAATCTTCCTTTTTTTTTAATTTACTTATAAATTGTACTATTTTTGATTATTTTTACAAGTATGCTTTTAAATGCAAAATAACACCTAAATTAAAGGCGTTTATTTTGTGAGACCTTATACTATTAATTATATATAACTTGTTGCTGAGTTATACTTGTAAGTGCAAGTAAATAAAATTGCAAAAAATTCTCATATAAAAATTTCATAATGCTAAATTTAGTTTAGAAAAAAGTAAGGAGTTTTTATATGAGTTATAAACATCTTGGCATAGATGAAAGGATTTATATTGAGAATCAATTGAAATTTAAATTTAAAATTAGTGAAATAGCTAAAAATCTTAATCGAAGTATTAGTACTATTATTCGAGAAATTAATAGAAATAAAGATAATAATCATTATTTTTCATTAATTGCACAAAATAAAGCTGAAAATCGAAAACAATCACATATTAGTTTTCATAAGTTTAAAAATAAGAATTTAGTAAAATATGTACAACAAAAATTACTATTAGGTTGATCACCTGAACAAATTTATGGCAGAATTAAAAATTTTCATAAAGAGTGAGTTATTAGTTTTAAAACAATTTATACTTGAATTTATTTTGGAATGCTTGATAAAGTTACTAGTAAAAATTTAAGAAGAAAAGGTAAAAAACGAAAATCTAAAGAAAATCGTGGCAAGTTTAATGGTAAATCAATTAAAGAACGAGATATAAATGTTAATGATCGTATAACACTTGGTCATTGAGAAGGAGATACTATAGTATCATCACGAGGTAAAAGCAAATCATGTTTAATAACTTTAGTTGAAAGAGTATCACGATTTACTTTAGCAATATTAGTTAAAAACAGAACTACTAAAGTTATTAATAAAAATGTTAGTTATTATTTATCAATTCTTCCTAAAAACATTGTTAAAACTATTACTTTTGATCGTGGCAAAGAATTTTCAAATTGACAACAACTTGAAAAAAATTTAGATATAAAAATTTATTTTGCCAATCCATATTCACCTTGACAAAGAGGTACTAATGAAAATACTAATGGTTTAATTAGAGAAAAATTTCCTAAAAAATTTATTTTTTCAAAAACTAATAAAAATGAAGTTCATAAATTTATATTGTCTTTAAACCAAAGACCAAGAAAAATACTAAATTATCTTTCACCAATCGAATATTTGGATAGAAAAATAATTTAGTTGCACTTACCTTTACAATTTAGCTAAAATATTAAAAACTTATTAAATTAAAAGTTAATAAGAATTTTTGTTGTGTATAAATATTAATTTTATTATTGATTTTTTCAATATTTGTATTTTAATTGAAATTAATTTAATTTAGTAGTAAAATTTATCTACAATTGCATATAATTACAATTATTTCTTGTCTATAACTTGAAAGAAATGTTTAAAAGTAATTATATCCTCCGTTTTTGTTACCGTCCCAAGTTAATATTGCAATAACACGACGTCAATTACTATCTCTTCAATCTTGTAAAAGTAAAAGATTCAGAAAATATTTTTCAGAATCTTTTACTTTTAAATTAATATCTTTATCATTACTTTCAATTTCTTCTTCTAAACGAGAAATTGAATTAGTTTTTGCATCTATCTTGTCATTTAATG is part of the Spiroplasma endosymbiont of Lasioglossum villosulum genome and harbors:
- a CDS encoding IS30 family transposase; translation: MSYKHLGIDERIYIENQLKFKFKISEIAKNLNRSISTIIREINRNKDNNHYFSLIAQNKAENRKQSHISFHKFKNKNLVKYVQQKLLLGWSPEQIYGRIKNFHKEWVISFKTIYTWIYFGMLDKVTSKNLRRKGKKRKSKENRGKFNGKSIKERDINVNDRITLGHWEGDTIVSSRGKSKSCLITLVERVSRFTLAILVKNRTTKVINKNVSYYLSILPKNIVKTITFDRGKEFSNWQQLEKNLDIKIYFANPYSPWQRGTNENTNGLIREKFPKKFIFSKTNKNEVHKFILSLNQRPRKILNYLSPIEYLDRKII